The Pimelobacter simplex genomic sequence AGCGAGCCGCCGACCGAGGTGCCGACCGAGACGCCGACGGACCCGACCACCAACCCCGGCGGCATCCTCAAGCCCCGGCCGAGCACCCCCGCGGGCAACCAGCGGGCGACCCGGCAGGGACGTCGCGCGGGGCGCCGGCGCCGTCGTACGGCTGCCGCCGGCTGAGCCATGACCCACGTCCACCCCACCCGGGACGACCGCGTCGTCACCGCGCTCAGCGAGGTCGTCGGCGGCCCGATGGGCGAGCGGGCGCGCCCGCACCGGTGGTGGACGCCGACGCGGGTGCTGCTCCTGCTCACCGCCGTGGTGTTCGCGCTCGGCATGGTGCAGAAGGCGCCGTGCTCGATCGCGGAGGGCAAGGACCAGAAGTGGGTCTACTCCCACATGTGCTACACCGACCTGCGCCCGCTCTACGTCTCGCGCGGGCTGGCCGAGGTGGCCTGGCCCTACTCCGGTGACGCGGAGACCCGGGCGCGCTACCCCCAGGTGATGGAGTACCCCGTCGGGATCTCCTACTGGGCGTGGGGCACCGCCTGGGTGACGCACTGGCTCAACGGATCGCCCGACCTCGACGAGCGCGACAGCACCCCGGTCAGCGACCTGTACGGCGACCCGAAGGTCGACGACGAGGAGACCATCTTCCTGCTGGTCAACGCCGTCGGCTTCGGCGCGCTGGCGCTGCTCTCGGTGTGGCTCATCGCGGGGGTCCATCCGCGCCGGCCCTGGGACGCCGCCGCCTTCGCGCTCTCCCCCGCACTGCTGCTGACCGGCCTCATCAACTGGGACCTGATCCCGGTGGCGCTCGTCGCCGCCGCGCTGTGGGCGTGGTCGCGCGACCGGCCCGTGCTGACCGGCGTCCTGATCGGGCTCGGGACGGCCGCCAAGCTCTACCCGCTCTTCCTGCTGGGCGCGCTCCTCGTGGTCTGCCTGCGCCGGCGCGAGGTCGGCCGGTTCGTGACCGCTACGGTGTGGGCGGTCGCCGCGTGGGCGGTGGCCAACGCGCCGGCGTACCTGACTGGGGCCGAGCAGTGGAAGGTCTTCTGGAAGTTCAACTCCGACCGGACCGCCGACCTCGGCTCGCTGTGGCTGCTCATCGACCAGGCCGCCGACGCGGGCTTCTCCTCGCACACCATCAACGTCTGGTCGTGGGGCCTGTTCGGCGCCTGGTGCGTGGGGGTGTTCGCGATCGGGATGACCGCCGGGCGCCGCGCCCTCCCCGGTCGTGAGGACATCGTCCCGCGGGTGGCCCAGCTGGGCTACCTGATCGTGGTGGGCTTCCTGCTGGTCAACAAGGTCTACTCGCCGCAGTACGTCCTCTGGCTGCTGCCCCTGGCGGTCCTGGCCCGCCCGCGCTGGCGCGACCAGATCATCTGGCAGGCCAGCGAGGTCGTCTACTTCTGCATGGTCTGGTGGTACCTCGGCGACTACCTCCAGCCGGCCGGCGGTGGTGACGCCGGGTTCTACTGGGTCGGCATCGCGGTGCGGGTGCTGGGCGAGCTCTACCTCGCCGCCGTCATCGTGCGCGACATGTACCGGCCGCGGCACGACCCGGTCGGCGTCGTCGAGCCGCGCCGCGTGCTCGTCACGTCATGAGGCCGACCGTGGCCGTACGCCGCCGGGCGCTCCTCGCGACGCTGGCCGCCGCGGTCGTCGGCCTGTCCGGGTGCGGCGCGCTCCAGGCCGAGCTGGACCAGAAGCGCGGCAAGCCGATCAGCTTCGGGGACGTCGAGAATGCCGTACCGGCCGCGGTGCCGCGCGTGGTCCGGGTCGAGGATCCCTCGCGCTGGACCAACGGCTTCGGCAATGCGGCCGGCTTCACCCTCGTCACCGACTCGGCCGACCCGTTCACCGCCGAGGAGCTCGACGACGTCGTACGCACCATCTGGACCGAGGTGCCCTGGGACATCAGCTCGCTCCAGCTCATCGCCGTCACCGACGACCCCGCGGCTCCGGCCGGCGTCGACCTGCGGGCGGCGGCCGCCGGACTCGCGCCGCTCGGCACCACCCAGGCCGGCCAGAACGGCGTGACGCTCACCGGGCTGGACGCGCGCTACGGCTGATCCGCGCCCGGCGCAACTGGCCCTGGCCCTGGCGGCTCAGTTGCAGGAGCCGCCAATCGACCAGTTGTCCATGATGAGCGTGCCGTTCGGGGCGCGCATCGTGGAACGGACAGTCACGCAGGGAAGTGATCGGTAGATCGGACCGGCGTAGCTGGCGAAGTTGCCTGAGTCGGTGACGCAGTTGGCGCGTGCCTCGTCGCAG encodes the following:
- a CDS encoding glycosyltransferase family 87 protein, which gives rise to MTHVHPTRDDRVVTALSEVVGGPMGERARPHRWWTPTRVLLLLTAVVFALGMVQKAPCSIAEGKDQKWVYSHMCYTDLRPLYVSRGLAEVAWPYSGDAETRARYPQVMEYPVGISYWAWGTAWVTHWLNGSPDLDERDSTPVSDLYGDPKVDDEETIFLLVNAVGFGALALLSVWLIAGVHPRRPWDAAAFALSPALLLTGLINWDLIPVALVAAALWAWSRDRPVLTGVLIGLGTAAKLYPLFLLGALLVVCLRRREVGRFVTATVWAVAAWAVANAPAYLTGAEQWKVFWKFNSDRTADLGSLWLLIDQAADAGFSSHTINVWSWGLFGAWCVGVFAIGMTAGRRALPGREDIVPRVAQLGYLIVVGFLLVNKVYSPQYVLWLLPLAVLARPRWRDQIIWQASEVVYFCMVWWYLGDYLQPAGGGDAGFYWVGIAVRVLGELYLAAVIVRDMYRPRHDPVGVVEPRRVLVTS